A portion of the Trichomycterus rosablanca isolate fTriRos1 chromosome 17, fTriRos1.hap1, whole genome shotgun sequence genome contains these proteins:
- the pex6 gene encoding peroxisomal ATPase PEX6, protein MAVPTKLFCLEQFPAHLHPLQAAVCKPQFDRIFSDSTEVSCVLLLSCVEAQHSIKSDILVCARITGEEELSGCTVVSSNSSSSSVIVYVSKSFLNHYALTEETSGTVRMFKPLPLSRVIIGARTKQSFRWASSDEFSSFLLLLASCPDQTLLVRRGDFLILPHHPSLADDATQVYHYLSDLVVLDCTPLSQGTITVDTTVVISDCRDLWHSHGTDSGINLSHKSLFVSDFAHYANSLGPGSSLLSNRLLLSSGITEILQALECRLDVQVVFQSARLSSLAKFAIKGKQDAKVDIDSAIFVSKNLLLKLGLFNKEWVMSALGQQEKIKGFSGTEGSQSPSENESSSRVSVGGDGRLVKIVAFNMDRFSDMDVSDNTGYISPVLWFNLSNGEAAPVGSKAVKIKRWKVQFPTESKLSASACCSAAPPYAKELHIEAVISPDYNSHGPFDNILYKHFSTPRLVQQGCVMGIPSQGHPDVMEANSEGITRWPVLYFKVKQVKGFSEEDREVESYLADTDHTSLYMRGSTNSLAPCSISEPGSSFWTSLSPPGLSDSVEQLCTIIQPYLTERCAALKRACTVLLMGPDGSGKVTMIKATCRRLHLHLLKVDCVTLCADTAAACETKMKAVFQRAELHHPCVLLLRNLQVLGQRRDSAETDSRVASTLCQLIADVHSSVIVVGCVKGQQVLSSDVMPAFVHQVVIESPSEEQRKALLSSLSEKLPLAKDVNVAKLAKQTAGFILGDFCALLTEAGKAAHLRLLNTYYPHGASVQEEDDLCVCGVTITAVDFTTALETLQEAHSQAIGAPKIPSVRWQDVGGLQQVKKEILDTVQLPLDHPELLSLGLRRSGLLLYGPPGTGKTLLAKAVATECSMTFLSVKGPELINMYVGQSEENIREVFCKARSAAPCIIFFDELDSLAPNRGRSADSGGVMDRVVSQLLAELDGLHSSGDVFVIGATNRPDLLDQSLLRPGRFDKLVYVGINEDKESKLQVLKAILRKFKLEPSVSLSEIVERCPLQLTGADLYALCSDAMTSAVKRKILRISEGLESEDTGIVLCAEDFSQALDILQPSVSEQELQKYKLIQQKFTVK, encoded by the exons ATGGCGGTCCCTACGAAGTTGTTTTGCCTGGAACAGTTTCCAGCTCATTTACACCCTTTACAGGCGGCCGTGTGTAAGCCACAGTTCGATCGGATCTTTTCTGACAGTACTGAAGTCTCCTGTGTGTTGTTATTATCATGTGTGGAAGCTCAACACTCTATAAAGTCGGATATTTTGGTGTGTGCCAGGATTACAGGTGAGGAGGAGCTGTCCGGCTGCACTGTGGTCAGTAGTAACAGTAGCAGCAGCTCTGTGATAGTGTATGTGAGTAAAAGCTTTCTCAATCACTATGCTCTAACTGAAGAAACATCTGGAACTGTACGTATGTTTAAACCTCTGCCCCTGAGCAGGGTAATTATCGGTGCCAGAACTAAGCAGAGTTTTAGATGGGCATCTTCTGATGAGTTCTCTAGCTTCCTGCTTCTGTTGGCATCCTGTCCTGACCAGACTCTGCTTGTAAGGAGGGGAGATTTTCTAATCCTGCCCCACCACCCTTCACTTGCTGATGATGCCACTCAGGTGTATCATTATCTCTCTGATTTGGTGGTGTTGGATTGTACCCCTCTCAGCCAGGGCACGATCACTGTAGACACTACTGTAGTAATCTCTGATTGCAGGGATCTTTGGCATAGCCATGGCACTGACTCTGGCATCAACCTTTCCCACAAATCCTTGTTCGTCTCAGATTTCGCCCACTATGCCAACAGTCTTGGCCCAGGAAGCTCCTTGTTAAGCAACAGACTCCTGCTTAGTTCAGGCATCACTGAGATTCTTCAAGCCCTGGAGTGCAGGCTGGATGTCCAGGTTGTATTTCAGAGTGCCAGGCTTTCCAGCTTGGCAAAGTTTGCAATAAAAGGAAAACAAGATGCCAAAGTAGACATAGACAGTGCCATTTTTGTGAGCAAGAACCTGTTGCTGAAGCTGGGGTTGTTTAATAAAGAGTGGGTCATGTCTGCACTGGGTCAACAAGAGAAGATAAAAGGTTTCTCAGGAACAGAAGGGTCACAGAGTCCTTCTGAAAATGAAAGCAGCTCCAGGGTCAGTGTTGGAGGAGACGGACGACTGGTCAAAATTGTGGCATTTAATATGGACAGGTTCTCAGACATGGATGTCAGTGACAACACAGGTTACATCTCACCTGTTCTGTGGTTTAATTTATCTAATGGAGAAGCAGCACCAGTTGGCAGCAAAGCTGTCAAAATAAAg AGATGGAAGGTACAATTTCCGACAGAATCAAAACTGTCTGCCAGCGCATGTTGTTCTGCTGCACCTCCGTATGCCAAAGAACTACACATCGAAGCCGTTATATCTCCAGACTACAACTCCCACGGACCCTTTGACAACATTCTTTATAAGCACTTCAGCACACCCAG GCTTGTCCAGCAGGGTTGTGTGATGGGGATCCCATCTCAAGGACACCCTGATGTCATGGAAGCCAATTCCGAAGGAATCACAAG ATGGCCAGTGTTGTATTTTAAAGTAAAGCAGGTAAAGGGCTTTTCTGAGGAGGACCGCGAGGTGGAGTCGTATCTGGCAGACACAGATCACACTTCTTTGTATATG AGAGGTTCCACCAATAGCCTGGCACCATGTTCCATCTCAGAACCTGGTTCATCATTTTGGACGAGTCTCTCTCCTCCTGGACTCTCTGATTCAGTCGAGCAGTTGTGTACAATCATCCAGCCGTACCTCACAGAAAG GTGTGCTGCATTGAAACGGGCTTGTACTGTTCTCCTCATGGGTCCTGATGGGAGTGGAAAGGTCACCATGATAAAGGCAACCTGTCGAAGACTTCATCTGCATCTATTAAAG GTGGACTGTGTGACTTTATGTGCAGACACTGCAGCTGCCTGTGAGACCAAGATGAAGGCTGTGTTCCAAAGAGCTGAGCTCCATCATCCCTGTGTGCTTTTGCTCAGGAACCTACAGGTACTTGGTCAGCGGCGAGACAGCGCTGAAACAGACTCGAGAGTGGCTTCTACCCTTTGTCAGCTCATAGCTGATGTCCACTCAAG TGTTATTGTGGTCGGCTGTGTGAAAGGTCAGCAGGTTTTATCCTCGGATGTGATGCCAGCCTTTGTGCACCAGGTGGTGATAGAGAGTCCATCTGAGGAGCAAAGGAAAGCTCTGCTCTCCAGCCTCAGTGAGAAGCTTCCTCTAGCCAAAGATGTCAATGTGGCCAAGCTGGCTAAACAGACAGCA GGGTTTATTCTGGGTGATTTCTGTGCACTCCTTACTGAAGCTGGTAAAGCAGCTCATCTGCGTCTGCTGAACACTTA TTACCCACATGGGGCCAGTGTTCAGGAGGAGGacgacttgtgtgtgtgtggtgtgaccATCACGGCCGTCGACTTTACCACAGCACTGGAGACCCTGCAGGAGGCTCATTCACAGGCCATTGGAGCTCCAAAG ATCCCATCTGTGAGGTGGCAGGATGTGGGAGGTCTGCAGCAGGTAAAAAAGGAGATCCTGGACACCGTCCAGCTCCCTCTGGATCATCCAGAGCTGCTCTCTTTGGGTTTAAGACGTTCGGGTTTGCTGCTGTACGGACCACCGGGCACCGGCAAGACACTGCTGGCCAAAGCTGTAGCCACCGAGTGCTCCATGACCTTCCTCAG TGTGAAAGGACCGGAGCTCATCAACATGTATGTTGGCCAGAGtgaggagaacatcagagagG TGTTTTGCAAAGCTCGCAGTGCTGCTCCCTGTATTATCTTCTTCGACGAGCTGGACTCTTTGGCTCCTAACCGCGGGCGCAGTGCTGACTCAGGCGGAGTGATGGACAG GGTTGTTTCTCAGCTCCTGGCTGAGCTTGATGGGCTGCACTCATCCGGTGACGTGTTTGTGATTGGAGCGACCAACCGACCTGATTTACTGGACCAATCCTTACTCAGACCTGGCAG GTTTGATAAATTAGTTTATGTTGGGATTAATGAAGACAAGGAGTCAAAGCTACAGGTTCTCAAGGCTATATTACGAAA GTTTAAGCTGGAGCCCAGTGTTAGCCTGTCAGAAATAGTGGAGCGATGCCCACTTCAGCTGACAGGGGCCGATCTTTACGCGCTCTGCTCTGATGCCATGACGTCTGCTGTTAAGAGGAAGATTTTGCGTATAAGTGAAG